A genomic segment from Frateuria edaphi encodes:
- a CDS encoding TatD family hydrolase encodes MTEHSHPPLSRPGPWLVDSHVHIDDASFDTDRAQVLACAAAAGVRQMIVPGIDAESWPRIDALCQGHEGLYPAYGLHPLFLSRHRPEHLRLLRERLGHGTAVALGEIGLDFYVEELDRDLQQHYFEEQLALAGELGLPVIVHARRAVEEVVLALRRFPDLRGVVHSFAGSEQQAERLYEMGFMLGIGGPITYPRAKRLRRLVSDMPIDCLLLETDAPDQPNAGRQGTRNEPVRMLETLQAIAELRGETPEAVAAATTANACRLFGLPPSALL; translated from the coding sequence GTGACGGAACACTCACATCCGCCTCTGTCCCGGCCCGGCCCCTGGCTGGTCGACAGCCACGTGCACATCGACGACGCCAGTTTCGACACCGACCGCGCGCAGGTCCTCGCGTGCGCTGCCGCTGCGGGCGTGCGGCAGATGATCGTGCCGGGCATCGACGCCGAGAGCTGGCCGCGCATCGACGCCTTGTGCCAAGGCCACGAGGGACTCTATCCGGCCTACGGCCTGCATCCGCTGTTCCTCTCGCGGCACCGTCCCGAGCATCTGCGACTGTTGCGCGAGCGCCTCGGTCACGGCACCGCCGTCGCGCTGGGCGAGATCGGGCTGGACTTCTACGTGGAGGAACTCGACCGCGACCTTCAGCAGCATTACTTCGAGGAACAATTGGCACTGGCCGGGGAGCTCGGCTTGCCGGTGATTGTGCACGCCCGTCGTGCGGTCGAGGAGGTCGTGCTCGCCTTGCGGCGATTCCCCGACCTTCGTGGCGTCGTGCACAGTTTCGCGGGGAGCGAGCAGCAGGCCGAGCGGCTCTACGAAATGGGTTTCATGCTCGGCATCGGCGGCCCGATCACCTATCCCCGCGCCAAGCGACTGCGACGCCTGGTCTCGGACATGCCGATCGATTGCCTGTTACTGGAAACGGACGCGCCCGACCAGCCGAACGCAGGGCGCCAGGGCACGCGCAACGAGCCGGTTCGCATGCTGGAAACGCTGCAGGCGATTGCCGAGCTGCGCGGCGAGACCCCCGAGGCCGTCGCCGCTGCCACTACGGCGAACGCCTGCCGCCTGTTCGGCCTCCCGCCCTCGGCGTTGCTGTAG